Proteins encoded within one genomic window of Lactococcus garvieae:
- a CDS encoding exonuclease SbcCD subunit D: MKFLHTSDWHIGRTLNGWSLLEEQKHAFKEILAVAKKEKVDGIIIAGDLYDRTVPSAEAVTTFNQMLQEMNIKENFPVYAIAGNHDGSRRLNYGREWMGFNQLHLNTLLEEAFVPIETEEVQIFLLPFFDPADARVYFLQEGLPEEEVRAIKTLSNALDKVLTKIRTHFNPDKKQVLVTHFAVSPSAEQEIELTSETQSKVGGLATVAVQQFFGFDYVALGHIHTHHASPSQNVRYSGSPVKFNIKESKSKKGFYIVNITDDVKTEFVELQPQTDLIVLEEEWEKLIDSNFYQTQPLNQAWFAIRIKNFDRLAHAGQNLRAYLQKIYGTIVELDFEEKEHVYTSDNKKNIEMMSAEEIVQEFYKKVTGEALTDFQESQVDTAFIRLRGEK; the protein is encoded by the coding sequence TTGAAATTTTTACATACGTCAGACTGGCATATAGGAAGAACTCTAAATGGTTGGAGTCTTTTGGAAGAACAAAAACATGCCTTCAAGGAAATTCTAGCTGTAGCTAAGAAAGAAAAAGTGGACGGTATTATTATTGCGGGCGATCTTTATGACCGCACAGTACCAAGTGCTGAGGCAGTGACAACTTTTAATCAGATGCTGCAAGAAATGAATATTAAGGAGAACTTTCCCGTCTATGCTATTGCCGGAAATCATGATGGATCAAGGCGTTTAAATTATGGGCGTGAATGGATGGGCTTTAACCAGCTGCATCTTAATACTTTATTAGAGGAAGCTTTTGTGCCTATTGAAACAGAAGAAGTACAAATATTTTTGCTTCCTTTCTTTGACCCTGCGGATGCTCGTGTTTATTTTTTACAAGAAGGACTACCAGAAGAAGAAGTTAGAGCAATCAAAACTTTGTCAAATGCTTTAGATAAAGTTCTTACGAAGATAAGAACACACTTTAATCCTGATAAAAAGCAGGTTTTGGTGACACATTTTGCCGTTAGTCCTTCTGCTGAACAAGAGATCGAGCTGACCAGCGAAACCCAGTCCAAAGTCGGGGGATTGGCCACAGTAGCGGTGCAGCAGTTTTTTGGTTTTGATTATGTCGCTTTGGGACATATACACACACATCATGCCTCGCCGAGCCAGAATGTACGTTATTCAGGAAGCCCAGTGAAATTTAACATCAAAGAATCAAAAAGTAAAAAAGGCTTTTACATTGTAAATATTACTGACGATGTAAAAACAGAATTTGTTGAATTACAGCCTCAAACAGACTTGATTGTCCTAGAAGAGGAGTGGGAAAAACTTATCGATTCTAATTTTTATCAAACACAGCCGCTTAACCAAGCTTGGTTTGCTATACGCATCAAAAATTTTGACCGCTTGGCACATGCCGGACAAAATTTACGAGCCTATCTTCAAAAAATATATGGAACAATTGTTGAACTTGATTTTGAAGAAAAAGAACATGTTTATACAAGCGATAATAAAAAAAATATCGAAATGATGAGTGCAGAAGAAATAGTTCAGGAATTTTACAAAAAAGTTACGGGAGAGGCACTTACTGACTTTCAAGAGTCGCAAGTAGATACTGCTTTTATCCGTTTAAGAGGGGAGAAATAA
- the obgE gene encoding GTPase ObgE gives MSLFLDTARIEVRAGKGGDGAVAFRREKYVPDGGPAGGDGGRGGDIIFRVDEGLSTLMDFKYNRIFRAKPGEKGMNKGMHGRGAEDLIVKVPQGTTVKDNETGQVIVDLIDKGQEFVVAKGGRGGRGNIRFATPRNPAPEVAENGEPGEQRWLMLELRVLADVGLVGFPSVGKSTLLSVVSNARPKIGAYHFTTITPNIGMVQVGYGDSFVMADMPGLIEGAHSGAGLGIQFLRHIERTRVLLHILDMSGIEERDPYEDYVTINNELESYNLRLLERPQLIVANKMDMPDAPEILAEFKKKLAENLPEGEEMPQIFEVSGLTKTGLQGLLARTSELLAETPEFLLYEDDEFIDEEAYYGFEEEEKPFSISRDDDAAWRLSGTKIEKLFKMTNFDRDESVMKFARQLRSMGVDEQLRAAGAHDGDLVRIEKFEFEFVD, from the coding sequence ATGAGCTTATTTTTAGATACAGCTAGAATTGAAGTAAGAGCTGGTAAAGGTGGGGATGGAGCAGTTGCTTTCCGCCGTGAAAAATATGTACCAGATGGCGGGCCTGCCGGTGGTGATGGCGGACGTGGTGGTGATATCATCTTCCGCGTTGACGAAGGTTTATCAACACTGATGGACTTTAAATACAACCGTATTTTCCGTGCTAAACCTGGTGAAAAAGGTATGAACAAAGGAATGCATGGTCGTGGAGCTGAGGACTTGATCGTTAAAGTCCCTCAAGGAACAACAGTTAAAGACAATGAAACAGGTCAAGTTATTGTTGACTTAATTGACAAAGGTCAAGAGTTTGTCGTGGCTAAGGGCGGTCGTGGTGGTCGTGGGAACATACGTTTTGCCACACCGCGTAACCCAGCACCTGAAGTTGCGGAAAATGGTGAACCTGGCGAGCAGAGATGGCTCATGCTTGAATTGCGTGTTCTTGCTGACGTTGGTTTGGTTGGTTTCCCTTCTGTTGGTAAATCAACGCTATTGAGTGTTGTTTCCAATGCCCGTCCAAAAATCGGTGCTTATCACTTTACAACAATTACGCCAAATATTGGTATGGTTCAAGTGGGCTATGGAGATAGTTTCGTTATGGCGGATATGCCGGGTCTGATTGAAGGGGCTCACTCTGGAGCAGGCCTTGGTATCCAGTTTTTACGTCATATTGAACGTACACGTGTGCTTTTACATATTCTAGACATGTCAGGTATTGAAGAACGTGATCCTTACGAAGACTATGTGACTATTAACAACGAATTGGAAAGTTATAATCTCCGTTTGCTTGAACGACCACAGTTAATTGTGGCAAATAAGATGGATATGCCAGATGCACCTGAAATCCTTGCAGAATTCAAGAAAAAACTTGCAGAAAACTTGCCTGAAGGCGAAGAAATGCCACAGATTTTTGAAGTTTCTGGTTTAACTAAAACAGGTTTGCAGGGTCTTTTGGCTCGCACGAGTGAGCTCTTGGCAGAAACACCAGAATTCTTGCTTTATGAAGATGATGAGTTCATCGATGAAGAAGCATACTATGGCTTTGAAGAAGAAGAAAAACCATTCAGTATTTCGCGTGATGATGATGCCGCTTGGCGCTTGTCTGGTACTAAGATTGAGAAACTCTTCAAGATGACGAATTTTGACCGTGATGAGTCTGTCATGAAATTTGCACGTCAGCTTCGTTCGATGGGTGTTGATGAGCAATTACGTGCAGCTGGTGCACACGATGGTGACCTCGTACGTATTGAGAAATTTGAATTCGAGTTTGTAGACTAA
- a CDS encoding dihydrofolate reductase family protein gives MAVKLFIAQTLDGYIADKHDNLDWLMAVQGEGDNGISRFLKPIDIIIMGSRTYQWLLDQKLESWPYEDKMTYVFSKRQWEDQANIKFVHPDNLTEFIAKLQGEIWLVGGGQLIKAFLEADLIDEYRVTMAPVLLGEGIPLFPQGNYTANLEFQGTTTYGQFVELAYKSKKK, from the coding sequence ATGGCTGTAAAACTTTTTATTGCACAAACTTTAGATGGATATATTGCGGACAAGCATGACAATCTCGATTGGTTAATGGCCGTCCAAGGAGAAGGGGACAATGGGATTTCCCGATTTTTGAAACCGATTGATATCATTATCATGGGCAGCAGAACCTATCAGTGGCTATTGGATCAAAAGCTAGAGAGTTGGCCCTATGAGGACAAAATGACCTATGTTTTCTCTAAAAGACAATGGGAAGACCAGGCCAACATTAAATTTGTTCACCCGGACAATCTTACCGAGTTCATTGCAAAACTCCAAGGAGAAATCTGGTTAGTGGGTGGGGGTCAGTTGATTAAAGCTTTCTTGGAAGCGGACTTAATTGATGAATATCGAGTGACGATGGCACCTGTTTTACTAGGTGAAGGTATTCCACTCTTTCCGCAAGGAAATTATACAGCAAATTTGGAGTTCCAAGGAACGACAACTTATGGCCAATTTGTAGAACTTGCATATAAGAGTAAGAAAAAATAA
- a CDS encoding UbiA family prenyltransferase, whose amino-acid sequence MNFKTFLNFTRIQTLPVALLSPLAGIMFSLWYFQSFHFWPTLLFLIGLAAINLFVSAWNNLMDYHKALDPEYKVHQNIISNRNISPAFAMKICLFLLAIDVLVGIAVLAITNLAILPIGGLCFLIAIFYTYGPFAFSRFPLGEALAGLCEGFFGFFLAVYINSYNLQYFFIQFDGWKMNWTWDFSQLLPIVLVGIVCFCQNFNVMLSDNICDLEQDIRNQRYILPYYLKVPASLVLYKVMYLIPLICVAFAIFLEILPLWSVLMLIILFELIPNMKKFLKKQVKSETFHYQIKNLVLYNGSLALTLLLGIFFK is encoded by the coding sequence ATGAACTTCAAAACTTTTCTTAATTTTACTCGGATACAAACCCTGCCTGTAGCTCTTCTTTCCCCCCTCGCAGGAATTATGTTCTCACTTTGGTACTTTCAATCGTTTCATTTTTGGCCCACACTCCTTTTTTTAATAGGTCTCGCAGCCATCAATCTTTTTGTTTCTGCTTGGAATAACCTCATGGATTATCATAAAGCATTAGACCCAGAGTATAAAGTGCACCAAAATATTATCAGTAATCGTAATATTAGTCCTGCCTTCGCAATGAAAATATGCCTTTTTCTCTTAGCCATTGATGTGCTCGTCGGAATAGCTGTACTGGCTATCACTAACTTAGCCATTTTACCCATAGGTGGGCTTTGTTTCCTTATCGCTATCTTCTACACATATGGTCCATTTGCTTTTAGCCGTTTTCCTTTAGGCGAGGCTTTAGCTGGACTTTGTGAAGGTTTCTTCGGTTTTTTCCTAGCTGTCTATATTAATTCTTATAATCTTCAGTATTTCTTTATTCAATTTGACGGGTGGAAAATGAACTGGACTTGGGATTTTTCACAGCTTCTACCGATAGTTTTAGTAGGTATTGTGTGCTTTTGTCAAAATTTCAATGTTATGCTTTCAGATAATATTTGCGACTTAGAACAGGATATCCGTAATCAGCGCTATATCTTGCCTTACTATCTCAAAGTACCTGCTAGTCTTGTGCTTTACAAAGTTATGTATCTTATTCCTCTGATTTGTGTGGCATTCGCCATCTTCTTAGAAATATTACCGCTTTGGTCAGTTTTAATGCTGATCATCCTCTTTGAATTAATACCTAACATGAAAAAATTCCTGAAAAAACAAGTAAAAAGCGAAACGTTTCATTACCAAATCAAAAATTTAGTGCTCTATAATGGGAGTTTAGCTCTAACTCTTCTCCTCGGCATCTTCTTCAAATAA
- a CDS encoding SbcC/MukB-like Walker B domain-containing protein, whose product MKPIYLEMNFFGPHAHSEIDFRELDEAPLFLISGDTGAGKSTIFDAMTYALFDKTTGDREAKAMRSQFAQPDQVTEVTFYFEQGNFLYKITRRPEQELFKKRGTGTTTSKSQASLAIVDTVFGLERASLATKPVEVVNEIENLLNLSAEQFKKIILLPQNDFSKFLKSDTNEKEKILKKIFGTAVFTSFSEEIRDQYLKVNQENEKHDALLQSQYNASVWSEEEIKTLEETPDNEKPNKAKDFFEEKKKQKNQVFAKAKDARQEVAEIEKIYEEALLLEQAFSRHDQTKREYQEKILDHARFYQQQKKDYAARVWAQQSKEVLHDLEELQASLHVNQEREGTYRSNAEKDKQTLERTKARELELKAQKSQIDNKIKRIEELTSQIPQAEYAEKLKREQQELEKRLHLLEISIREINKPYQEAEITFMDTQAQLMDEELLQTKKEELSHVELDFHGQLSPLADDLARCKKEQLEAEHSVQEALVKVESLKQECLKKQALYVAKRELRQGLMIAQLQKELEDGLPCKVCGAVEHPLSHQVSEVSDEELREAMSQVDKAQEDYAASEERLTKAQKEVEAGKIKAQEKEAEYTTKKLKLEQSYQQFCQHSKEDFPKEYDDEPIRSILHKAKDDINHNIQKNKEIKSELENLSKTLESLDKERQDKQYEVAQIKTQIDAVTASLSTFALLPSSHSLKSEKTKLNQEVESYSDEVQSLNNKVNELERFYAEQKAKHTERIAQIEEQKQKIQKHQQHITETLQAPDAWTNELETLKKWLSEDDISEISKSINNYELEAARLTAELKEQEEKLGKAKRPNLLELKNQKQDVKESYNLIQKELIGLEATCKQLELVLNRIEEVLQKQGKAAAKAHEIRKLYHAIAGKTADKLKLETFVVQHYLEKVLEYANTHFINQLSNNRYRFELAQEFADKRRDHGLDISIYDNETGSSRPSNTLSGGETFIAALSIALALSEVVQNSAQGVQIEALFVDEGFGSLDQETLQKAMSALEQIGENRLVGLISHVEEMKDSIAQQLLIEKLGDGRSRVRFYTK is encoded by the coding sequence ATGAAACCAATCTATTTAGAAATGAATTTTTTCGGTCCACATGCTCACTCCGAGATTGATTTTCGTGAATTGGACGAGGCACCCTTATTTTTAATAAGCGGTGATACAGGTGCGGGAAAATCAACAATTTTTGATGCTATGACTTATGCCCTCTTTGATAAAACCACTGGAGACCGTGAGGCAAAAGCTATGCGGAGCCAATTTGCCCAACCCGATCAAGTGACTGAAGTTACCTTTTACTTTGAACAAGGAAATTTTCTCTATAAAATCACGCGTCGCCCAGAGCAAGAGCTGTTTAAGAAAAGAGGAACAGGGACCACAACCTCGAAAAGTCAAGCCAGTCTCGCAATCGTGGATACTGTTTTTGGCTTAGAACGCGCAAGCCTCGCTACTAAACCGGTAGAAGTGGTTAACGAGATTGAAAACCTCTTAAATCTCTCTGCTGAACAGTTTAAGAAAATTATTTTGCTCCCACAGAATGATTTTTCTAAATTTTTAAAATCAGATACAAATGAAAAAGAAAAGATTTTAAAGAAAATTTTCGGAACTGCTGTTTTCACCTCTTTCTCTGAAGAAATTCGTGACCAATACTTGAAAGTGAACCAAGAAAATGAAAAGCATGATGCGCTTTTACAAAGCCAATATAATGCCTCAGTGTGGTCAGAAGAGGAAATTAAAACCTTAGAAGAAACACCAGATAATGAAAAACCTAATAAAGCAAAGGACTTTTTTGAAGAAAAGAAAAAGCAAAAAAATCAGGTTTTTGCCAAGGCTAAAGATGCGCGCCAAGAAGTGGCCGAAATCGAGAAAATATATGAAGAAGCTTTATTATTAGAACAAGCTTTCTCTCGCCATGACCAAACGAAAAGAGAGTACCAAGAAAAAATCTTAGATCATGCACGTTTTTACCAGCAGCAGAAAAAGGATTATGCGGCTCGGGTTTGGGCGCAGCAGTCGAAAGAAGTTCTTCATGATTTAGAAGAATTACAAGCCAGTCTGCACGTAAACCAAGAGCGAGAGGGAACTTATCGGTCAAATGCTGAAAAAGACAAGCAGACCCTGGAAAGGACCAAAGCACGGGAGTTAGAGCTTAAAGCTCAGAAGAGTCAGATTGATAACAAGATTAAGAGAATAGAAGAACTGACGAGTCAAATTCCCCAAGCCGAGTATGCGGAAAAGCTTAAGCGAGAACAACAAGAACTAGAAAAGAGACTTCATCTTCTAGAAATTTCCATAAGAGAAATCAATAAGCCTTATCAAGAAGCAGAAATAACTTTTATGGACACCCAAGCACAACTTATGGATGAAGAACTGTTACAGACAAAAAAAGAGGAATTGAGCCATGTTGAATTGGATTTTCATGGTCAACTTTCTCCTTTAGCAGATGATCTAGCACGTTGCAAAAAAGAGCAACTTGAAGCTGAACACTCCGTGCAGGAAGCTCTTGTAAAAGTCGAAAGCTTGAAGCAGGAGTGTTTGAAAAAACAAGCTCTTTATGTAGCAAAAAGAGAATTGCGTCAAGGACTGATGATAGCTCAGTTGCAAAAGGAGCTTGAAGACGGCTTACCTTGTAAAGTCTGTGGTGCTGTGGAACATCCTTTGTCGCACCAAGTCTCTGAAGTTTCTGATGAGGAGCTTAGAGAAGCCATGTCTCAAGTAGACAAAGCCCAAGAAGACTATGCTGCGAGTGAGGAACGGTTAACCAAAGCTCAAAAAGAAGTTGAAGCAGGAAAAATAAAAGCACAAGAAAAAGAAGCCGAATATACAACAAAGAAACTCAAGTTGGAGCAAAGCTATCAGCAGTTCTGTCAGCACAGTAAGGAAGACTTTCCAAAGGAATATGATGACGAACCCATTCGCTCGATTCTCCACAAAGCAAAGGATGACATTAACCACAATATCCAGAAAAATAAGGAAATAAAAAGTGAACTGGAAAATCTCAGTAAAACTTTAGAGAGCCTAGATAAAGAGCGACAAGACAAGCAATATGAAGTGGCACAAATCAAAACACAGATTGATGCAGTTACTGCTAGCTTATCTACCTTTGCTTTGCTCCCATCAAGTCACAGTCTTAAATCTGAGAAAACAAAACTTAATCAAGAAGTCGAAAGCTATTCAGATGAAGTTCAGTCACTAAATAATAAAGTGAACGAGCTCGAAAGGTTTTATGCTGAACAAAAAGCGAAACATACTGAGCGCATTGCGCAGATCGAAGAACAGAAGCAGAAGATCCAAAAACATCAACAACATATCACTGAAACACTCCAGGCTCCAGATGCTTGGACAAATGAATTGGAGACTTTGAAAAAATGGCTCTCAGAAGATGATATCTCAGAAATTTCTAAATCCATTAATAACTATGAATTAGAAGCAGCACGACTGACCGCAGAGCTTAAGGAGCAAGAGGAAAAATTAGGAAAAGCAAAACGCCCTAATCTACTTGAACTTAAAAATCAAAAACAAGACGTGAAAGAGTCCTACAACCTCATTCAAAAAGAGCTCATCGGATTAGAAGCTACATGCAAGCAGCTTGAGCTTGTTCTCAATAGAATAGAAGAGGTCCTCCAAAAACAAGGAAAGGCAGCTGCTAAAGCGCATGAGATAAGAAAACTTTATCATGCAATAGCAGGGAAAACGGCTGACAAGTTAAAACTGGAAACTTTTGTGGTTCAGCATTATCTAGAAAAAGTTTTAGAATATGCGAACACGCACTTTATTAACCAACTGTCGAATAATCGTTATCGCTTTGAGTTGGCGCAAGAGTTTGCAGATAAGAGGAGAGATCATGGCTTAGACATTAGTATCTATGATAATGAAACAGGATCTTCCCGACCTTCAAACACCTTGTCTGGAGGAGAAACCTTTATTGCAGCCTTGTCCATTGCCCTAGCCTTGAGTGAAGTGGTTCAAAACTCTGCCCAAGGAGTGCAAATAGAAGCCTTGTTTGTCGATGAAGGTTTTGGCTCTCTTGATCAGGAAACTTTACAAAAAGCCATGTCCGCTTTGGAACAAATCGGGGAAAACCGACTTGTCGGTTTAATCAGTCACGTGGAAGAAATGAAAGATTCAATCGCTCAACAACTTTTAATTGAAAAGTTAGGAGATGGAAGAAGTCGCGTACGCTTTTATACTAAATAA